In Aspergillus fumigatus Af293 chromosome 2, whole genome shotgun sequence, a genomic segment contains:
- a CDS encoding dienelactone hydrolase, producing MDRLRQHLSRRRRSSSSGATRLQSPHSPSTDWRQDERDVIPRRLFVTSDTHDFDPSIIARFQGEGFEVEYLPFPGGHADVERDRKDLVNLLHEREDDLEPGERYAVVAFHRPAFLLLVSHHQSTTATNPLPRMCALVTYYPREPLDETCEKETNPPACLLPPSTTSTSTSSCYASLSLLPIQIHLAGHQNPSFWDDYSAHPSRTRHRCHLFFYPESEPGFAEHPSSTYDWLSSRLAWSRAMDCLKRGFGWPGGSWKTPDVETIWEEYWRTLLFNAGRHSDPDGYAARFMKMMIGSGDPSSLDRQIDETPLVNCVPTMAGGSDEQSISAFYAETFFPTGPPSLHIRLLSRTVGPDRIVDEILLVFRHTEEIPWLLPRVPPTDRDVKIVLVMTASFRAGKLSRQNIYWDQASVLVQIGLLDPALVPGSFRATGKTREGRQDVEMLPVVGAEAVERVLNG from the exons ATGGATAGACTGCGCCAGCATCTCTCCCGACGGCgtcgcagcagcagctccggcGCGACACGTCTCCAGTCGCCCCATTCCCCCAGCACCGACTGGCGCCAGGATGAACGGGACGTAATCCCGCGACGTCTCTTTGTAACATCTGACACGCATGATTTCGACCCAAGCATCATCGCGCGTTTCCAAGGCGAAGGGTTTGAGGTGGAGTATTTGCCGTTCCCAGGCGGACACGCAGATGTCGAAAGAGATCGCAAGGATCTGGTGAACCTGCTGCACGAGAGggaggatgatctcgagcCCGGGGAGAGATACGCCGTCGTCG CATTCCACCGGCCGGCCTTCCTGCTCCTCGTATCACACCACCAGTCCACAACAGCTACGAATCCTCTCCCCAGAATGTGCGCTCTAGTCACCTATTACCCGCGCGAACCACTTGACGAAACCTGCGAGAAGGAGACCAATCCCCCGGCATGTCTGCTCcccccctccaccacctcaacatccacctcctcctgctACGCCTCGCTTTCCCTGCTCCCCATCCAGATCCACCTAGCAGGTCACCAAAACCCCTCCTTCTGGGACGACTACAGCGCCCACCCCAGCAGAACGCGGCATAGATGccacctcttcttctacccCGAGTCCGAACCCGGCTTCGCAGAGCACCCGAGCTCGACCTACGACTGGCTCAGCTCGCGCCTCGCCTGGAGCCGCGCGATGGATTGTCTCAAGCGCGGGTTCGGCTGGCCCGGCGGGAGCTGGAAGACGCCTGATGTCGAGACGATCTGGGAGGAATACTGGCGGACTCTGCTCTTCAATGCGGGCCGTCACTCCGACCCGGACGGATACGCCGCCAGgttcatgaagatgatgatcgGGAGTGGTGATCCGAGCAGTCTAGATaggcagattgatgagaCGCCGTTGGTGAATTGCGTTCCGACTATGGCTGGGG GAAGCGATGAGCAGTCGATTTCAGCCTTCTACGCGGAAACGTTCTTCCCTACCGGCCCCCCATCACTGCACATCCGCTTGCTCTCGCGCACCGTCGGGCCGGACCgcatcgtcgacgagatCCTGCTGGTGTTTCGGCATACCGAGGAGATACCCTGGTTGCTGCCGCGGGTACCGCCCACGGACCGCGACGTGAAGATTGTGCTTGTGATGACGGCCAGTTTCCGCGCGGGCAAGCTCTCCCGGCAGAATATCTACTGGGATCAGGCGAGTGTGCTGGTGCAGATTGGGTTGTTGGATCCGGCGCTCGTGCCAGGGAGTTTCCGCGCGACGGGCAAGACGAGGGAGGGGAGGCAGGATGTGGAAATGTTGCCAGTGGTTGGCGCCGAAGCGGTAGAGAGGGTCCTGAATGGGTAG
- a CDS encoding deubiquitination module subunit SGF73, whose translation MGTNGDSGRASSVASNSGSLVDASGYKYSEKDAKPTKIKLKKAAKSAKAKKAAAGHRGEMEGANVITGNVEVPESPGSSPILPEIDEKTMAAFPTGKPREEDNLETVICKTCKRPVLKQNAVEHIRGCIRAKQEKARRKKEARDAANRAKEKDKDGDDDAAGGDKDGDDSIKAQKGAKKSAVKGMAEDGTKKGKKRKTEGEEDKEPKKKKKKEEPKPKAPKPKGPVDVEKQCGVILPNGAQCARSLTCKSHSMGAKRAVPGRSLPYDMLLQAYQKKNQARQQKAAIDANAPLQDDLDNNGPVDSDEEKDAVMAAILRSRPQPLVTHPLISTKKKYKYVRIKEMLSHALGGARGGGLFSTGDATPTNDGNPFQPMDDLPLASPVSVTGSDNAPDTAKKTPAPAPKKLPVAVSS comes from the exons ATGGGTACTAACGGGGATTCTGGTCGAG CGTCGTCGGTCGCTTCGAACTCGGGCAGCTTGGTTGACGCATCGGGGTACAAGTACTCCGAGAAAGATGCGAAACCTACGAAGATCAAATTGAAGAAGGCGGCCAAGTccgccaaggcgaagaaggcggctGCGG GTCATCGGGGCGAGATGGAAGGGGCTAATGTCATCACTGGCAATGTAGAAGTACCTGAATCGCCCGGCTCGTCACCTATACTCCCGGAAATCGATGAAAAGACCATGGCCGCCTTCCCGACGGGCAAGCCCCGTGAGGAAGACAATTTGGAGACGGTGATATGCAAGACCTGCAAGAGGCCGGTCCTCAAGCAGAATGCGGTAGAGCATATCCGAGGCTGTATCCGGgcgaagcaggagaaggcgCGGCGGAAGAAAGAGGCGCGCGATGCGGCAAACCGggccaaagagaaggatAAGGATGGGGACGACGACGCCGCAGGCGGCGACAAGGACGGAGATGATTCAATCAAGGCGCAGAAGGGCGCGAAGAAGAGCGCCGTCAAGGGCATGGCCGAGGACGGGACGAAGAAAggcaagaagcgcaagaccgagggcgaggaggataAGGAgcccaagaagaaaaagaagaaggaggagcctAAGCCCAAGGCGCCGAAGCCAAAGGGCCCCGTCGATGTTGAGAAGCAGTGTGGTGTCATTCTGCCGAATGGGGCTCAGTGTGCACGTTCGTTGACGTGCAAGAGTCACTCGATGGGTGCGAAGCGTGCGGTGCCCGGCCGTTCATTGCCCTATGACATGCTGCTCCAGGCAtatcagaagaagaaccaggccCGTCAACAGA AGGCAGCCATTGATGCAAATGCTCCGCTTCAAGATGATTTGGACAACAATGGTCCTGTCGACTCtgatgaggagaaagacGCCGTCATGGCGGCGATTCTTCGCTCGCGCCCACAACCCCTAGTCACTCATCCGTTGATCTCGACCAAGAAGAAATACAAGTACGTGCGAATCAAGGAGATGCTTTCTCATGCCTTGGGCGGAGCTCGTGGCGGTGGACTCTTCTCGACCGGTGACGCCACTCCAACCAACGATGGGAATCCGTTTCAGCCGATGGACGACCTTCCCCTAGCATCCCCTGTCTCCGTGACGGGGTCGGATAACGCACCAGATACCGCGAAGAAGACCCCTGCGCCAGCTCCAAAGAAGCTACCGGTGGCGGTCTCTTCGTGA
- a CDS encoding mRNA guanylyltransferase has protein sequence MGNPSVPDLDAVGIKAEPELADQFRREVAALLGRNNLNFPGAQPVSFAKRHLLELQREDYYVCEKTDGIRCLMYFARGEEDSPVPEIHYLIDRKNDYRYVPGLHFPQPDDETFQSFHVDTLIDGELVNDTYEDGTQQLKFLVFDCLVLDGQKLMHRTLDKRLAYFKEKVLKPYNALYKKFPEEKKHRAFAVEDKSTQFSYGIEMMFREIIPKVKKIHGNDGLIFTCRSTPYRIGTDEHILKWKPPSENTIDFRLRLEFPVLEPDTDDEADGITEPYPDYDAIPICHLFVMLNANEYQHWGEMYVTESDWEALKALQVPLDDSIVECFKDEQGRWRFHRLRDDKADANHISTVEKVLESIEDRVTEEDLIRAAPAIKAAWKKRQAQAAAEEEDRRRRARQMPPSANGNGVKRKFEE, from the coding sequence ATGGGCAACCCGTCCGTTCCCGATCTCGATGCTGTAGGCATCAAAGCCGAACCCGAGCTGGCGGATCAGTTTCGCCGCGAGGTCGCCGCCTTGCTGGGGCGCAATAACCTCAATTTCCCCGGCGCGCAGCCCGTCAGTTTTGCGAAACGACATCTCCTCGAGCTCCAACGGGAAGACTACTACGTGTGCGAGAAAACGGACGGCATCCGATGTCTTATGTATTTTGCACGTGGTGAAGAGGACTCCCCAGTACCGGAAATCCACTACCTCATCGACCGCAAGAATGACTACCGCTATGTGCCGGGCCTGCACTTCCCGCAGCCGGACGACGAGACGTTCCAGTCCTTCCATGTCGACACCCTGATCGACGGGGAGCTGGTCAACGACACGTACGAGGACGGCACGCAGCAGCTCAAGTTCCTCGTGTTCGACTGTTTAGTATTGGACGGGCAGAAGCTCATGCACCGGACGCTGGACAAGCGGCTGGCATatttcaaggagaaggtgctCAAGCCGTACAACGCGCTCTACAAAAAATTcccagaagaaaagaaacacCGCGCGTTTGCTGTCGAGGACAAATCTACGCAGTTCAGCTACGGCATCGAGATGATGTTCCGCGAGATCATCCCCAAGGTCAAGAAAATCCACGGCAACGACGGCCTCATCTTCACCTGTCGCAGCACCCCCTACCGCATCGGCACGGACGAGCACATCCTCAAGTGGAAACCCCCCTCGGAGAATACCATTGACTTCCGCCTGCGGCTCGAGTTTCCAGTCCTCGAACCGGACACGGACGACGAGGCCGACGGCATCACAGAGCCGTACCCCGACTACGACGCCATCCCCATCTGCCACCTATTTGTGATGCTCAACGCCAACGAATACCAGCACTGGGGCGAGATGTACGTCACCGAGTCGGACTGGGAGGCCCTCAAGGCCCTGCAGGTCCCCCTGGACGACTCGATCGTCGAATGCTTCAAGGACGAGCAGGGGAGGTGGCGGTTCCATCGGCTCCGCGACGACAAGGCAGACGCCAACCATATCTCGACCGTTGAGAAAGTGCTGGAAAGTATCGAGGACCGTGTAACGGAGGAGGATCTCATCCGCGCCGCACCGGCCATCAAAGCCGCCTGGAAGAAACGGCAGGCTCAGGCGgctgccgaggaggaagaccGCAGACGCCGTGCGAGACAGATGCCACCCAGCGCGAACGGGAATGGGGTGAAGAGGAAATTCGAGGAGTAG
- a CDS encoding dolichyl-diphosphooligosaccharide--protein glycotransferase subunit OST1: MRPSTVVAALCGLLFSSSLVCADSSTSSRVALPADFKPQQVFKNVNLVRNTNLEKGYVRETVNVIVENVDKQPQSDYYIPFPSDVFGKVGGLEVRDKKTPGKGRFAVEALEVESPSDYQYFVVHFPEPLAPSSQITLGISYFILNSLTPRPAAIGQADKQYLTYSFSAYTPSAYQTVTQKTKIKFPNTNVPDYTTTSGLKSGSDPERQGTTYTYGPYDTATVAAGTTYPITVRYEFTKPVITASLLERDLEVSHWGGNLATEERYWLRNNASVLSKQFSRVEWTLTSYQQLPSSAVRELKYPLKPGSVDPYFVDDIGNVSTSRYRPGQPPKREGSLELRPRFPIFGGWNYSFRIGWNDELSTYLRKAATGADSYVLKVPFIEGFKVPEGAQYEKVVVRVILPEGARNVQYQVLEGASSNGLPSSSQIQSHISKQKTYMDTLGRTVLTLTVENLSDEARDSQIVVTYDHSFWDGLRKPFTITAGMLAVFVTAWLIGNLDVSIKKR; this comes from the exons ATGAGGCCATCTACCGTAGTCGCTGCGCTCTGCGGGCTGCTGTTCTCAAGCAGCTTAGTATGCGCCGACTCCTCGACCAGCTCGCGAGTCGCTTTACCCGCAGACTTTAAGCCCCAGCAGGTATTCAAGAATGTGAACCTGGTCCGGAATACCAATTTGGAGAAGGGATACGTTCGAGAAACCGTCAATGTCATCGTTGAGAATGTCGATAAGCAACCGCAGAGCGACTACTACATACCGTTTCCATCGGACGTCTTTGGCAAGGTCGGGGGGTTGGAAGTGAGGGACAAGAAGACCCCAGGGAAGGGCAGATTTGCCGTTGAAGCTTTGGAAGTCGAATCACCAAG CGACTACCAGTACTTTGTCGTTCACTTTCCCGAGCCACTTGCGCCGTCTTCTCAGATCACATTGGGGATCTCATACTTCATCCTCAACTCTCTCACTCCACGCCCCGCCGCCATCGGCCAAGCTGACAAGCAATATCTCACCTATTCTTTCTCCGCTTATACGCCGTCTGCATATCAAACGGTGACTCAGAAGACCAAAATTAAATTCCCCAATACTAATGTGCCTGACTACACAACCACTTCCGGCTTGAAGTCTGGTTCCGATCCCGAGCGTCAGGGCACCACCTACACTTACGGTCCCTACGATACGGCCACGGTTGCTGCAGGGACGACTTACCCCATCACCGTGCGCTACGAATTCACCAAACCCGTTATTACCGCATCCTTGTTGGAGCGGGACCTGGAGGTCTCTCACTGGGGCGGGAACCTGGCGACGGAAGAGCGGTACTGGCTCCGCAACAATGCCTCTGTGCTCTCGAAACAATTCTCTCGCGTGGAGTGGACTTTGACCAGCTACCAGCAGTTGCCGTCTTCGGCGGTCCGTGAACTCAAGTATCCCCTCAAGCCTGGTTCGGTCGATCCGTACTTCGTCGATGACATTGGCAATGTCTCTACGAGCCGTTACCGGCCTGGACAGCCCCCCAAGCGGGAAGGATCCCTGGAGCTTCGTCCTCGATTCCCAATCTTCGGGGGCTGGAATTACAGCTTTCGCATTGGCTGGAACGATGAGCTCTCCACTTATCTGCGCAAGGCAGCGACCGGCGCCGACTCCTACGTCCTGAAGGTCCCTTTTATCGAGGGATTCAAAGTGCCTGAGGGAGCTCAGTACGAAAAGGTCGTCGTCCGAGTGATTCTGCCTGAGGGCGCGCGAAACGTCCAGTACCAGGTTCTGGAGGGAGCTTCTAGCAATGGTCTCCCCAGCTCGAGCCAGATCCAATCTCACATTTCCAAGCAGAAGACCTACATGGACACTTTGGGCCGCACAGTGTTGACCCTGACGGTCGAGAACCTCTCGGATGAGGCTCGCGATTCTCAGATAGTG GTTACTTACGATCACTCCTTCTGGGACGGCTTGCGCAAGCCCTTCACCATAACTGCTGGAATGCTCGCTGTCTTCGTTACCGCGTGGCTCATCGGAAACCTTGATGTCAGCATCAAGAAGCGATGA
- a CDS encoding pseudouridine-5'-phosphate glycosidase/carbohydrate kinase family protein — MLSQAATRLCCRVRGPAIRAPRAIRSYHDVAQSKFLKVSEEIRDAVATGKPVVALESTIYTHGFPYPENVALASLLESVVRVNGGIPATIGILNGVARVGLSAEELTELASTAEKKDALKVSRRDLGYICGLGMAGRRLHGGTTVSGTMVLAHLAGIKVFGTGGLGGVHRGGESSMDISADLTELGRTPVAVVSSGCKSFLDIPRTLEFLETEGVCVGTFADGREGSVDFPAFFSRDSGIKSPRVIRDEAEAAAIIYAQSKLPVSSGIHFANPVPAEQSIPKGEMDIIIEEAIRLAEVEGHRGSDNTPFVLAKIKELSGGKSVIANRALVEANVKRATKVAVELSKLEQADRGTGGRHMPVISENARADQATSETGVGHKPLTKSSIEQLGKADVLVAGSLAIDLSCDYTPFASESDKITPVPQTSNPAVIGQSLGGVGHNVAIASHYLGSSVLFCSVVGDDLSGRAALSTLQEEGLPTAGVQILPASSGARTAQYVAINDAKRDLVVAMADMGIMELPEHVLDFDGFWDPLIRHTQPQWVVVDANWSPAVLARWIAVAKQHGARVAFEPVSTAKSRRLFSKTSEADAVIQPAKAVPNNAISLAAPNQYELSAMYTTARESGLFEESEGWWRIIDAMGMSATGSRDRLVAMTTAELVDQGIPQQSIQLIPFIPCIITKLGAQGVLVTQLLRPGDARLTSPDSAPYILSRASPTDELIGGVYMRLFPSAGVLADREIVSVNGAGDTLLGAVVAGLAKWSGKSVEEVIPLAQEASLRTLKSPGGVSRDLVTLRSLMAAL, encoded by the exons ATGCTTTCACAAGCCGCTACCCGACTCTGCTGCAGAGTTCGGGGACCAGCAATAAGAGCTCCTCGGGCAATTCGAAGCTATCACGATGTCGCACAAAGCAAATTCTTGAAAGTATCAGAGGAAATTCGTGATGCGGTGGCCACAGGAAAGCCAGTAGTAGCACTGGAGTCTACAATCTATACCCACG GCTTTCCATATCCCGAGAATGTCGCTCTCGCCTCTTTGCTTGAATCTGTTGTTCGGGTCAATGGTGGAATTCCCGCCACAATCGGCATTCTCAATGGGGTTGCTAGGGTTGGCCTCAGTGCTGAGGAGCTCACTGAGCTAGCATCGACCGCGGAGAAAAAGGATGCCTTGAAGGTTTCCCGTAGAGATCTCGGTTATATATGCGGCCTG GGAATGGCTGGGAGACGACTCCATGGAGGAACAACTGTTTCAGGAACAATGGTGCTTGCTCACTTGGCTGGTATTAAGGTGTTCGGGACAGGTGGTCTCG GTGGTGTCCACCGTGGAGGGGAGTCGTCCATGGATATCTCTG CCGATTTGACTGAGCTGGGACGGACACCTGTTGCTGTCGTCAGTTCCGGATGCAAGAGCTTCCTGGATATCCCGCGGACACTTGAATTTCTAGAAACCGAGGGAGTCTGTGTCGGGACATTTGCCGATGGCCGTGAAGGCTCAGTGGATTTCCCTGCCTTTTTCTCGCGCGACAGTGGCATCAAGAGCCCCAGAGTAATCCGAGATGAAGCGGAAGCAGCTGCGATCATAT ACGCGCAGTCAAAGCTTCCTGTAAGCTCTGGTATCCATTTTGCCAATCCAGTGCCAGCGGAACAGTCGATCCCCAAAGGCGAAATGGACATAATAATAGAAGAGGCGATCCGTTTGGCCGAAGTCGAGGGTCACCGAGGAAGCGACAACACGCCTTTCGTACTTGCAAAAATAAAGGAACTTAGTGGCGGAAAGAGTGTGATTGCCAACAGGGCGCTGGTCGAGGCCAACGTGAAGCGCGCAACCAAGGTGGCAGTTGAACTCTCCAAACTAGAACAGGCTGATAGGGGGACTGGAGGCCG ACACATGCCAGTAATCTCCGAGAACGCAAGAGCTGACCAAGCAACTTCAGAAACCGGGGTGGGTCATAAACCCTTAACTAAGAGTAGCATTGAACAGCTGGGTAAGGCTGATGTCCTTGTTGCTGGCTCTCTTGCGATCGACCTGTCCTGCGATTATACCCCATTTGCTAGCGAGAGTGACAAGATCACACCCGTTCCTCAAACATCGAACCCCGCGGTCATCGGGCAGAGCCTGGGCGGAGTAGGCCACAACGTTGCCATTGCGTCACATTATCTTGGAAGCTCTGTTCTGTTCTGCAGTGTAGTCGGGGATGACTTGAGTGGCCGCGCTGCGCTCTCGACTCTCCAGGAAGAAGGACTCCCCACCGCCGGCGTACAGATCCTGCCTGCGTCGTCCGGAGCGCGCACGGCACAATATGTCGCCATCAACGACGCAAAGCGCGACCTCGTAGTGGCTATGGCTGACATGGGCATCATGGAGCTGCCGGAGCACGTGCTTGATTTTGACGGGTTCTGGGATCCCCTGATCCGCCACACCCAGCCGCAGTGGGTGGTTGTGGATGCGAATTGGAGCCCAGCGGTTCTAGCCAGATGGATTGCCGTTGCTAAACAGCACGGTGCGCGGGTGGCCTTTGAGCCGGTCTCGACGGCCAAGTCTCGCCGTCTTTTCTCCAAGACCTCCGAGGCGGATGCAGTAATTCAACCGGCCAAGGCAGTCCCCAACAACGCCATCAGTCTGGCCGCTCCCAACCAGTACGAGCTCTCAGCCATGTACACGACAGCCCGCGAATCAGGGCTCTTCGAGGAGTCCGAAGGCTGGTGGCGCATCATCGACGCCATGGGCATGTCCGCGACTGGCTCGCGAGATCGTCTCGTTGCAATGACCACGGCCGAGCTGGTGGACCAGGGAATCCCACAGCAGAGCATCCAACTAATTCCCTTTATTCCGTGCATCATCACGAAATTGGGCGCTCAGGGGGTTCTGGTGACCCAACTGCTCCGTCCGGGAGATGCTCGTCTCACATCTCCTGATTCGGCGCCTTACATCCTCTCGCGCGCCTCGCCTACAGATGAGCTAATCGGGGGGGTGTATATGCGTCTTTTCCCGTCAGCCGGGGTCCTGGCGGATCGGGAGATTGTGAGCGTCAACGGTGCGGGGGACACGTTACTGGGCGCGGTTGTTGCGGGGCTTGCAAAATGGTCAGGGAAATCGGTCGAGGAGGTCATTCCTCTGGCGCAGGAGGCTAGTCTGAGGACGTTGAAGAGTCCAGGTGGTGTGAGCAGGGATCTTGTTACTCTGCGATCATTGATGGCTGCCTTATAA
- the acuK gene encoding Zn(II)2Cys6 transcription factor domain-containing protein: MKTEVNGSAPALAGDHGGVDQDTPDAGDRTEQAKHKTNGATENAPKSANAKDPSRPRRKKARRACFACQRAHLTCGDERPCQRCIKRGLQDACHDGVRKKAKYLHDAPDGALMPGVGGNFYNNAMRNNMPLSRNGTTTVNTTTQQNSGSNYYPTPQSNSYNVYQDTPLTQNSFPSQSPVSPTFNMKTTPTARSNSLSSSVNQQPPSTTVSGATQSQNPFAGPFFDPSDPALFNFDLSSMNFENRYGALEFGMLGHMATGAGDSPTDSATQRGSIGRSGSTQYSTTPLTGAPGFGESPGNQQPFLFGNDPLLNEWPNSQAPNQGHLNVSGVYPQGGMMHMAKSDAPHAFAIESGPASFSSPSATTSPHINSGHDESSLSNAAVNKSTGLTANGQRPAITTPSLKHQSLQFGVKRRQRNPSTVYESVKEPYAYTNRFHNLTAFIQRRFSPQKTLQIAKALASIRPSFIATTKTLNRDDLIFMEKCFQRTLWEYEDFINACGTPTIVCRRTGEIAAVGKEFSILTGWKKDVLLGKEPNLNVNTGGSSAPGSGNTSRGSFTPRSSTLETATPGRPQPVFLAELLDDDSVVEFYEDFARLAFGDSRGSVMTTCKLLKYKTKEDMELAQSDDNQRWNNHLRKGGIAGEAGMNQLGFKDGKVECAYCWTVKRDVFDIPMLIVMNVSGQCIWTSRHMLISTTVLTVHMTESHTCWWFAPGCPWNALDVLLIILCLFFFFFFFFFFFF; encoded by the exons ATGAAGACGGAGGTTAACGGGAGCGCCCCAGCTCTGGCTGGCGATCATGGTGGAGTCGATCAGGATACCCCGGACGCGGGCGATCGCACGGAGCAAGCGAAGCACAAGACCAACGGCGCTACCGAGAATGCCCCAAAATCGGCCAACGCAAAGGATCCGTCAAGACCACGAAGgaagaaggcaaggaggGCTTGCTTCGCTTGTCAACGGGCGCATTTGACTTGCG GTGACGAGAGACCGTGTCAGCGCTGTATCAAACGGGGTCTTCAGGATGCATGCCATGATGGGGTGCGGAAGAAGGCTAAATACCTGCACGATGCGCCGGATGGAGCGTTGATGCCTGGAGTTGGGGGGAATTTCTACAACAACGCGATGCGAAATAATATGCCCTTGTCTCGAAATGGCACCACTACGGTCAATACAACCACTCAGCAGAATTCGGGGTCCAATTACTATCCCACACCTCAATCGAATTCTTACAATGTCTACCAAGATACCCCTCTGACACAGAATTCTTTCCCTTCGCAATCCCCCGTTTCCCCAACCTTCAACATGAAGACCACTCCGACGGCTCGAAGTAACAGCTTGTCATCCTCGGTGAACCAACAGCCTCCCAGCACGACCGTATCAGGCGCCACCCAGAGTCAGAATCCCTTCGCGGGACCATTCTTTGACCCAAGCGACCCTGCTCTCTTCAACTTTGACCTTTCTAGCATGAACTTTGAGAATCGCTACGGTGCGTTGGAGTTTGGGATGCTTGGCCACATGGCGACCGGTGCTGGTGACTCCCCCACCGATTCCGCCACGCAGCGAGGATCGATCGGCCGGAGTGGCTCCACACAGTACTCCACGACACCCCTCACTGGGGCCCCTGGCTTTGGGGAGAGCCCTGGAAACCAGCAACCTTTCCTGTTCGGCAACGATCCGCTCCTGAACGAATGGCCGAATAGCCAGGCTCCGAATCAAGGGCATCTGAACGTTAGCGGCGTCTATCCCCAGGGCGGCATGATGCACATGGCCAAGTCTGATGCGCCACATGCGTTTGCCATCGAGAGTGGACCAGCCAGTTTCTCCAGCCCGAGTGCAACAACCAGCCCTCATATCAACAGCGGGCATGATGAAAGTTCGCTGAGCAACGCGGCCGTGAACAAGTCGACCGGCTTAACTGCCAATGGACAACGGCCGGCGATCACGACGCCCAGCCTGAAGCACCAGAGCCTGCAGTTTGGAGTGAAGCGACGTCAGCGAAACCCGTCGACTGTGTATGAGAGCGTGAAAGAGCCGTATGCCTATACGAACCGCTTCCACAATCTGACAGCCTTCATCCAACGGCGCTTTTCCCCACAAAAGACCTTGCAGATTGCGAAAGCATTAGCGTCGATCCGGCCGTCGTTCATTGCCACGACCAAGACACTCAACCGGGATGATTTGATCTTCATGGAGAAGTGCTTCCAGCGGACACTCTGGGAGTACGAGGACTTTATCAACGCGTGTGGGACGCCAACCATCGTCTGCAGACGTACCGGCGAGATTGCCGCGGTCGGCAAGGAGTTTAGCATCCTCAccggctggaagaaggatgtcTTGCTGGGCAAGGAGCCGAACCTCAATGTCAACACCGGAGGCTCATCGGCCCCCGGGTCTGGCAACACATCCCGCGGCAGCTTTACGCCGCGAAGTTCTACGCTGGAAACTGCGACTCCTGGACGCCCGCAGCCTGTGTTCCTTGCTGAGTTGTTAGACGACGACAGCGTGGTAGAATTCTACGAAGACTTTGCCCGACTGGCCTTTGGCGACTCCCGCGGCAGCGTCATGACCACCTGCAAGTTGCTCAAGTacaagaccaaggaggatATGGAGCTTGCACAGTCCGATGACAATCAGAGGTGGAATAATCACCTGCGCAAAGGCGGGATTGCTGGCGAGGCGGGGATGAATCAGTTAGGGTTcaaggatggcaaggtcGAATGCGCCTACTGCTGGACAGTGAAAAGAGACGTATTTGACATTCCAATGCTTATTGTGATGAATGTGAGTGGCCAGTGTATTTGGACGAGTCGACATATGCTGATATCGACTACAGTTCTTACCGTGCATATGACGGAATCACACACTTGTTGGTGGTTCGCACCCGGATGTCCTTGGAATGCTTTGGATGTGTTATTGATCATTTTgtgcctttttttttttttttttttttttttttttttttttttttaa
- the fmn1 gene encoding riboflavin kinase, whose amino-acid sequence MRPDGPRDPVAGPDSGPEPPYPVRLSGPVIKGFGRGSKELGIPTANIPAEGLEEYPDLQVGVYYGVVALDPAKFQYQEGQGSTSTSSTGGAEAAVLPAVLSIGYNPFYKNKTKSIEIHIMPPLSSPSPTADGAGEVKFHKLPDFYGTQLKLLILGYIRPEYDYVSLEALIEDIRVDCEVARKSLQRPAYACYIDGDEKECSDVVREQRRWLVTF is encoded by the exons ATGCGACCGGACGGACCTCGGGATCCCGTCGCGGGGCCAGACAGCGGTCCCGAACCACCATATCCAGTGCGTCTATCCGGACCCGTGATCAAGGGGTTTGGACGGGGAAGCAAAGAG CTGGGCATCCCGACGGCCAATATCCCCGCTGAGGGACTGGAAGAGTATCCCGATCTCCAGGTGGGGGTGTACTATGGAGTTGTTGCGCTTGATCCAGCCAAGTTCCAGTATCAGGAGGGTCAGGgctcgacctcgacctcgTCGACAGGGGGAGCAGAAGCGGCGGTTCTGCCCGCTGTGCTGAGCATCGGGTATAACCCGTTCTACAAGAATAAGACAAAGTCTATC GAAATCCACATCATGCCGCCGCTGTCCTCCCCGTCACCAACGGCAGACGGGGCGGGGGAGGTGAAATTCCACAAATTGCCCGACTTCTACGGGACGCAGCTGAAGCTGCTGATTCTGGGGTATATTCGCCCGGAGTACGATTATGTGTCGCTGGAGGCGTTGATCGAGGATATCCGGGTGGACTGCGAGGTTGCGCGGAAGAGTCTGCAGCGGCCGGCTTATGCATGTTATATTGACggggatgagaaggagtGTTCGGATGTGGTGAGGGAGCAGCGGAGGTGGTTGGTAACCTTCTGA